From a single Silene latifolia isolate original U9 population chromosome 6, ASM4854445v1, whole genome shotgun sequence genomic region:
- the LOC141588086 gene encoding uncharacterized protein LOC141588086, translated as MWVEAKSYKVLNAKQVAKFIQNDIICRYGVPHEFISDRGTHFQAETELILQKYKIKHHKSSPYRPQTNDAVEAANKTVATILRKMTDNYREWPEKIPFALWGYRTSIRTATGATPYYLVYGMEVVQPVELEIPSLRILLESEVPEADWVQAPYDSQVILHECRLNALYHVQLYQKRIERAFNKKVKPRGIKEEDLVLKSVRALLPVDPRGKFKPNCRAILGQEDFVGWSRSIDRSEWERRCKPNKLRSTEEVLPLKRDLILKCYEIIFEIAMHLE; from the coding sequence ATGTGGGTAGAAGCTAAATCCTATAAGGTTCTCAATGCAAAACAAGtggcaaagttcattcagaatgacatTATTTGCCGATATGGGGTCCCACACGAGTTCATAAGTGACCGTGGTACCCATTTTCAAGCTGAAACCGAACTTATACTTCAGAAGTATAAGATCAAACATCACAAATCATCACCTTATCGTCCACAGACAAATGATGCGGTAGAAGCTGCCAACAAGACAGTTGCAACTATTCTAAGGAAAATGACCGATAATTATCGGGAATGGCCTGAGAAgataccctttgcattatggggGTATAGGACTTCAATAAGGACAGCAACGGGGGCAACCCCATATTATTTGGTGTACGGGATGGAAGTGGttcaaccagtcgagttagaaataccgtCTCTAAGAATCCTACTTGAAAGTGAGGTCCCAGAAGCGGATTGGGTCCAAGCCCCATATGATTCTCAAGTAATTCTCCATGAGTGCCGTTTAAATGCCTTATATCATGTACAACTTTACCAGAAGAGGATAGAGAGGGCCTTtaacaaaaaggtcaaaccccGAGGAATCAAAGAAGAAGATTTGGTCTTGAAATCCGTGCGTGCATTGTTGCCGGTAGACCCGAGAGGTAAATTCAAACCAAATTGTCGGGCCATATTAGGTCAAGAAGATTTTGTCGGGTGGAGCCGTTCGATTGACAGATCTGAATGGGAACGACGTTGCAAACCCAACAAACTTAGATCAACTGAAGAAGTGCTACCCTTGAAAAGGGACCTcattctcaaatgttatgaaataataTTTGAAATTGCAATGCATTTAGAATAA